In Candidatus Methylomirabilota bacterium, one DNA window encodes the following:
- a CDS encoding LLM class flavin-dependent oxidoreductase produces the protein MGRLKIGFIPIEGGHYYREALEEVCRAEELGFDSAWMEEHHSVTNHYWPSPLTVLAGFVTRTTRLSLGTDILVSAFYHPVRLAEDVALLDVMSQGRFTLGIAIGYKPDEFALYGVDLEKRGARFEEQLAIMNGLWSGERVQFKGRYYTVDGRLEPPPLSQPHPPLWIGGWGEITLKRAATLADNWIPGPTAGLERLLDGKRRFLEHRKAAGRDGPIAEWPLTRDVIIADSDRRARELAEQHIMVAYRKEYAGGWRHPFIDASIATDLDRLMEDRFIIGGPEQCIAQVEKFVARYGMTHLICRMFFPGMPHAHIVRGLELIAREVMPAFR, from the coding sequence ATGGGCCGACTGAAGATCGGTTTCATCCCCATCGAGGGCGGCCACTACTATCGCGAGGCGCTCGAAGAGGTGTGTCGGGCCGAGGAGCTGGGGTTCGACTCCGCGTGGATGGAGGAGCACCACTCGGTGACGAATCACTACTGGCCCTCGCCGCTGACCGTGCTGGCCGGCTTCGTCACGCGCACGACCCGCCTGAGCCTCGGGACGGACATCCTGGTGTCCGCCTTCTACCACCCGGTGCGGCTGGCCGAGGACGTGGCCCTCCTCGACGTGATGTCCCAGGGTCGGTTCACGCTGGGCATCGCCATCGGCTACAAGCCCGACGAGTTCGCCCTCTACGGCGTGGATCTGGAGAAGCGGGGCGCGCGCTTCGAGGAGCAGCTGGCCATCATGAACGGGCTGTGGTCGGGGGAGCGGGTGCAGTTCAAGGGCCGCTACTACACCGTGGACGGGCGGCTCGAGCCTCCGCCCCTGAGCCAGCCGCACCCGCCGCTCTGGATCGGCGGCTGGGGCGAGATCACGCTGAAGCGAGCCGCCACGCTGGCCGACAACTGGATCCCCGGCCCCACGGCCGGCCTCGAACGGCTCCTGGACGGCAAGCGGCGGTTCCTCGAGCACCGCAAGGCCGCCGGACGGGACGGGCCCATCGCCGAGTGGCCGCTCACCCGCGACGTCATCATCGCCGACAGCGACCGGCGGGCCCGTGAGCTGGCCGAGCAGCACATCATGGTCGCCTACCGTAAGGAGTACGCCGGCGGGTGGCGTCATCCCTTCATCGACGCCTCCATCGCCACCGACTTGGACCGCCTCATGGAGGACCGGTTCATTATCGGCGGACCCGAGCAGTGCATCGCCCAGGTCGAAAAGTTCGTCGCGCGATACGGCATGACCCACCTCATCTGCCGGATGTTCTTCCCCGGCATGCCCCACGCGCACATCGTGCGGGGACTCGAGCTCATCGCCCGCGAGGTGATGCCGGCCTTCCGCTAG
- a CDS encoding cupin domain-containing protein gives MALMPGFHALEKLPEERVTDKISRRILTGDREMIVWWSMKAGAHAAAHRHPHEQIFWMLSGRMEFRLGDERRTCRAGDIAVIPGGVEHEAWFPEDTEVVDVFSPPREDFLSGEAPAYMRRG, from the coding sequence ATGGCACTCATGCCAGGCTTCCATGCTCTCGAGAAGCTGCCCGAGGAACGGGTGACCGACAAGATCAGCCGCCGGATACTGACCGGCGACCGGGAGATGATCGTGTGGTGGTCCATGAAGGCGGGCGCCCACGCCGCGGCCCACCGCCATCCGCACGAGCAGATCTTCTGGATGCTGTCCGGCCGGATGGAGTTTCGCCTCGGTGACGAGCGGCGCACGTGCCGAGCGGGGGACATCGCCGTCATTCCCGGCGGAGTCGAGCACGAGGCGTGGTTCCCCGAGGATACGGAGGTCGTCGACGTCTTCTCGCCGCCTCGCGAAGACTTTCTGTCCGGCGAGGCCCCCGCCTACATGCGGCGGGGGTAG
- a CDS encoding glycosyltransferase, whose amino-acid sequence MRWLIVLGVERAGDFGVDFRDELTAMGHEARTFAYRRENVLYRNRSTKAVYQRVILARLERECRAWRPAIVLVLKGGPITPELIRRVKAATDALFLNVFPDNPLLMMPFSHIEPYDVFFTKERYAMRQLQLAGLRNLYYLPLYCVPAFHHPVDPTPEEARALDGLIALVGRRYPYRERFVTELVDYPLGVWGPDWHRAADPRARAVVRGGGVWGRAKLVVYSGARLSLNPHHPLNDIVGVNIRAFELAAAGACQVVDLKDDLSTLFKPGEEVVTYRDVAELRRQLDHYLAHPEEARAIAESGRQRALAEHTLRHRLEEILSVVDQRFGVR is encoded by the coding sequence ATGCGCTGGCTGATCGTCCTCGGCGTCGAGCGCGCCGGGGACTTCGGGGTCGATTTCCGGGACGAGCTCACCGCGATGGGCCACGAGGCGCGCACGTTCGCGTACCGGCGGGAAAACGTCCTGTACCGGAACCGGTCCACCAAGGCCGTGTACCAGCGCGTCATTCTCGCCCGCCTGGAACGGGAGTGCCGGGCCTGGCGACCGGCCATCGTGCTCGTGCTCAAGGGCGGCCCGATCACCCCTGAGCTCATCCGCCGCGTCAAGGCGGCCACCGACGCGCTGTTCCTGAACGTCTTTCCCGACAATCCGCTCCTCATGATGCCGTTTTCACACATCGAGCCGTACGACGTGTTCTTCACCAAGGAGCGGTACGCGATGCGGCAGCTCCAGCTGGCCGGCTTGCGCAATCTCTATTACCTGCCGCTGTACTGCGTGCCCGCCTTCCACCACCCCGTCGACCCCACGCCGGAGGAAGCGCGAGCCCTCGACGGCCTCATCGCCCTGGTCGGCCGCCGCTATCCCTATCGGGAGCGATTCGTCACCGAGCTCGTAGACTATCCGCTCGGCGTGTGGGGGCCCGACTGGCATCGAGCCGCCGACCCCCGCGCGCGCGCCGTAGTCCGGGGCGGGGGCGTCTGGGGTCGGGCCAAGCTGGTCGTCTATTCGGGCGCGCGCCTCTCGCTGAACCCCCACCATCCCCTGAACGACATCGTGGGGGTCAACATCCGAGCGTTCGAGCTGGCGGCGGCCGGGGCCTGTCAGGTGGTGGACCTCAAGGACGATCTCTCCACGCTGTTCAAGCCCGGCGAGGAGGTCGTGACCTACCGCGATGTGGCCGAGCTGCGGCGCCAGCTCGACCACTACCTGGCCCATCCGGAAGAAGCGCGCGCCATCGCCGAGAGCGGCCGGCAGCGCGCCCTGGCCGAGCACACGCTGCGGCACCGTCTCGAGGAGATCCTCTCGGTCGTCGACCAGCGTTTCGGCGTCCGATGA
- a CDS encoding pyridoxal-phosphate dependent enzyme — MIDSLAQQLVCIDCGAGYPLGYRLECDKCQGLLEFRYDLDRLRRHGRALFTGAGLWRYAPVLPIADPAHRVSLGEGETPLLECPRLAARLNVRRLLVKFEGANPTGTIKDRTSATAVAAALQFGFHATSVVSSGNAGSSIAAYSARAGLRSLIFAYERASAPKLLHMAATTSDLVLYQGVYDDLIQLWDRLAQEQLFFDCGASRNPYKHEGKKTLAYEIAEQTGWVPPDVVVAPVAVGETFIAAARGFREMLEAGWIAKMPRLVAAQATRANAIARAFRDGGALTPLKIGYTVAEGLAAGDPGRKGQWTLRILRQLGGLAGDAEDDDILDAQRMLARTEGIWAGPTGVASLAVLRRLLAEKALDPGQSICAIVSETGLKTEAAPPSRQATAFDAASLRRMVRNRLDV, encoded by the coding sequence ATGATCGACTCGCTCGCGCAGCAACTGGTCTGCATCGACTGTGGCGCGGGGTACCCGCTCGGCTACCGGCTGGAATGCGACAAGTGTCAGGGCCTCCTCGAGTTCCGCTACGACCTCGACAGGTTGCGGCGGCATGGGCGCGCCCTCTTCACCGGCGCCGGCCTCTGGCGCTACGCGCCCGTGCTGCCCATCGCGGACCCGGCCCATCGGGTCAGCCTGGGTGAAGGTGAGACGCCACTACTCGAGTGTCCCCGCCTGGCCGCCCGGCTCAACGTGCGGCGGCTGCTGGTCAAGTTCGAGGGCGCCAACCCCACGGGGACCATCAAGGACCGCACGTCGGCCACGGCCGTCGCGGCCGCGCTGCAGTTCGGCTTTCACGCGACGTCCGTGGTGTCCTCGGGAAACGCCGGGTCGTCCATCGCCGCGTACTCGGCCCGGGCCGGGCTCCGCTCGCTGATCTTCGCCTACGAACGCGCCTCGGCCCCCAAGCTCCTGCACATGGCGGCGACCACGAGCGACCTCGTGCTCTATCAAGGCGTCTACGACGACCTCATCCAGCTGTGGGACCGCCTGGCTCAAGAGCAGCTCTTCTTCGATTGCGGGGCCTCCCGCAATCCGTACAAGCACGAGGGCAAGAAGACCCTGGCCTACGAGATCGCCGAGCAGACCGGGTGGGTGCCGCCCGACGTTGTGGTGGCGCCCGTCGCCGTCGGGGAGACCTTCATCGCCGCCGCCCGCGGCTTTCGGGAAATGCTCGAGGCGGGATGGATCGCCAAAATGCCCCGCCTGGTGGCGGCCCAGGCGACCCGCGCCAACGCCATCGCCCGGGCGTTCCGTGACGGCGGCGCGCTCACGCCGCTCAAGATCGGCTACACCGTCGCCGAGGGCCTGGCCGCCGGCGACCCGGGCCGCAAGGGCCAGTGGACGCTCCGCATCCTCCGCCAGCTGGGCGGCCTCGCGGGGGATGCCGAGGACGACGACATCCTGGACGCCCAGCGGATGCTGGCCCGGACCGAGGGGATCTGGGCGGGGCCGACGGGGGTGGCCAGTCTCGCCGTCCTCCGGCGGCTCTTGGCCGAGAAGGCGCTGGATCCCGGGCAGAGCATCTGCGCGATCGTGAGCGAGACCGGCTTGAAGACCGAGGCGGCGCCGCCGAGCCGGCAGGCCACCGCCTTCGACGCCGCGTCGCTGCGGCGGATGGTCCGCAACCGCCTCGACGTCTAA
- a CDS encoding FAD-dependent thymidylate synthase has translation MMERLTPEERAALAPYFTDLDGPVFALVNLPEVVKGALFARYSRSPKSLRRLFLDEFRSDVESARGADSGPGVRTARADALYERVLLEYGDDSVAQLGGVHLACEGASNILTKVLEWGRLMAYLEQSTRYIPYDDRPDGRYRYHVPAELEGPLRDRYVAALDQAFETYRRWLPRLRELYEGRFPRAGGDSEQVHRLTIRAKALDTLRGLLPAASVSNVGIYGTGQAYEQLLLRMRAHPLAEVRACADLMLRELRKVIPAFLRRVDLADRGGAWSAYLADTREATRRVAADVLGEASPEPREEVTLSDFDPDGEVKVVAAALYAASRLPDDQLLALARRLSPEERLAVLHAYVGKRRNRRHKPGRAFERTGYRFDILADYGAFRDLQRHRLLTLEWQRLTPAHGYTVPVAVDEVGARADWERVMDASAALHDAIAAHGLTDVASYAVAMAYRVRFYMEMNAREAMHVIELRSAPQGHPTYRRLAQTMHRLIGERAGHRAIAAAMTFADHSEVALERLESERAAERRRGRSGDTSSR, from the coding sequence ATGATGGAGCGCCTCACCCCCGAGGAACGCGCGGCCCTCGCCCCGTATTTCACCGACCTCGACGGCCCGGTCTTCGCCCTGGTGAACTTGCCCGAGGTCGTCAAGGGCGCCCTCTTCGCCCGGTATTCGCGCTCGCCGAAGTCGCTTCGCCGGCTGTTCCTCGACGAGTTCAGAAGCGACGTGGAATCGGCCCGAGGCGCGGACTCGGGCCCCGGTGTCCGCACGGCTCGGGCGGACGCCCTCTACGAGCGGGTGCTGCTGGAATACGGCGACGACTCGGTCGCCCAGCTGGGCGGGGTCCACCTCGCCTGCGAGGGAGCCTCGAACATCCTCACCAAGGTGCTCGAGTGGGGGCGCCTCATGGCCTACCTCGAGCAGTCCACGCGTTACATCCCCTACGACGACCGGCCGGATGGCCGCTACCGGTATCACGTCCCCGCCGAGCTGGAGGGGCCGCTCCGAGATCGGTACGTCGCCGCGCTGGACCAGGCCTTCGAGACCTACCGTCGGTGGCTGCCGCGGCTGCGCGAGCTCTACGAAGGGCGCTTCCCCCGCGCCGGTGGGGACTCCGAACAGGTGCACCGCCTCACCATCCGGGCCAAGGCCCTCGACACCCTGCGCGGGTTGCTGCCCGCGGCGTCCGTGTCCAACGTGGGCATCTACGGCACCGGCCAGGCCTACGAGCAGCTCCTACTGCGCATGCGCGCGCATCCGCTGGCCGAGGTCCGCGCCTGCGCCGACCTCATGCTGCGGGAGTTGCGCAAGGTCATCCCGGCCTTCCTCAGACGAGTGGACCTCGCCGACCGGGGCGGCGCCTGGTCGGCCTACCTGGCCGACACGCGAGAGGCCACCCGGCGCGTGGCCGCCGACGTGCTCGGTGAGGCGTCCCCCGAGCCGCGCGAGGAGGTGACACTGTCGGACTTCGACCCCGACGGCGAGGTGAAAGTCGTGGCCGCCGCGCTCTACGCCGCGTCCCGGTTGCCCGATGACCAGCTGCTCGCCCTGGCCCGCCGCTTGAGCCCCGAGGAGCGGCTCGCCGTGCTCCACGCCTACGTCGGCAAGCGGCGCAACCGCCGGCACAAGCCCGGCCGGGCCTTCGAGCGTACGGGCTACCGCTTCGACATCCTGGCCGACTACGGCGCCTTCCGCGATCTGCAACGCCACCGCTTGCTCACGCTGGAGTGGCAGCGGCTCACGCCCGCCCATGGCTACACGGTTCCCGTGGCGGTGGACGAGGTGGGCGCGCGCGCGGACTGGGAGCGCGTGATGGACGCCTCCGCGGCGCTGCACGACGCGATCGCCGCCCACGGCCTTACCGACGTCGCCTCCTACGCGGTCGCCATGGCCTACCGCGTGCGGTTCTACATGGAGATGAACGCGCGGGAGGCCATGCATGTCATCGAGCTGCGGAGCGCGCCCCAGGGACACCCGACTTACCGGCGGCTGGCTCAGACGATGCACCGGCTGATCGGAGAGCGCGCCGGGCATCGGGCCATCGCCGCGGCCATGACCTTTGCCGACCACTCCGAGGTCGCGCTGGAGCGCCTGGAGTCCGAACGCGCCGCCGAGCGCCGCCGTGGGCGCTCGGGCGATACGTCGTCCCGCTGA